The genome window TGGTGGTTTGTTGGTTTGGTGGTCCTGAGCCCGCCATATAGGTGCTCAGTTCCTCGGTCAACCATTGTACAAGGGACTCACCATTTGGTAGCCTCCTTTATCTTTCTCTCTTCTTAATGAAATGACTCGCAGATCTCCTGTGTTGTTCTTAAAAAAATAGATGCCAATGATTCTGTTGGGTTGCCTTGGTTCATGATATTCTGAATCATACTAAACATGGGTATCATGTAATGTCTTGTTTTGTAGCTACTTGAGAAACATTTTGGTGCTGCTTTAAGTGAGCATGCGAAGCAGCAAATGGATTTGGCTAAACAACATGCAGGGACGGTGACTGCAGTTCTAAATGCTGTCAATGCATATGCTGAATGGGTTCCTGTGACAGATCTAGCCAAATATGGTTTAATTCACGGGTATGTTTACTGGAGTGTTTGACATCCCTAGTTTTTTAATGGGATTCTCACTTGCCTCACTAGTTATTATGTTCTGTTTTGCAGATGTGGGTCCTTGCTTTCTTACAGCGATTTTCGCCTCCACGCTTGTGAGTTTTTTAAAGTGATATGTCAGAGGTATGGAGAGGCTTTATTCAGGCTAAAAGTTAATTTTACTGTTTTTTCTCTCCTGATATGTTCTTGTTTTTGTGGTGCCACCTGTCTCAGGAAAAGACCTGTGGATGTGGCAGTTGCTGAGTATGATGCTGCAATGTGCAACATATTCCAGGTGTTGATGAACATTTCACAACAATTTTTGACCAGATCTGGCATGCAACCCAGTTCTATTGATGAGAGCGAATATGAGTTTGCATCATGTGTTTGTGAGACAATGGTTGCTCTAGGATCTTCAAACATGCAATGCATACTAGCCGATGGAGCCAGGACTTTCCAGTTCTTACAACAAGTGAGCATTTCCAAATATTCTCATACTTTTGAAGAGTAAAGGTTGCTTTTACGGTTTTGAAGCATCTTCTCTTGATCCCTTCTAGTTTGTTCTTGGGCTATTTGACATCTAGGGTTTCAAAAGAAATATATCTGGAGTTGTTGGATTTTTGGGAAAGACTGCCTATTTTGTAGTTGGAATATGAATTTCACACCTAAAACTTGAGAATAAAGATGCCTAAAAAATGGGGTTGACAAGAAAGTGCTACTGCTGTACTTGCAACTTGCAAGATCATACGTGACACATGCAAAATAAGTGGTATTAGGATTGAATTCAACAACTGCCATACCTATTTTTTTTTTCATAAATTTAAATGGGAAAACAAAATAAGTGGAGCTAATGTGGGATTCAACCCACTCTGTGACACATGCATGTTAACATCTTGCCACCAGGACCTGTTGTGTCTGTGTACCTAGGTCATGGTTGTGTAACTTTCTTGTGGTCAACTCTTTAAATTCAAAGTCAAATGAAACTTTTTGGCTGGTGATAAGTTATATTGGCATATCTGAGGAGTTTGGCTATCCTAGAATAGTTGATTCCTGGCTGTCGGGCAAGGCAAGGGTAATGGTTACTAACATGGTGATGTCCTGTATGTATTACATGTGTAACATAACATCCTTACATGACTAGTTTGAATATGCTTAATGAAATTCAATTGAGTCCTAAATTTCACTACACAATTTCCACCCGATACATTTGATTTCTTACTTTTTACTATTATCCAACCAAATTTTGTTTCCTTGCAGATGCTGGAGTATTACCAACACTACAAAATCACACTTCATTTCCAGTCTCTATTATTTTGGCTGGTATACTTCTTATTTCTATTTACATAGTTGAAATGCATGTCATATTATTTTGTAACTTTAGAGAAGTTGACACAAACTTCGTCTAGGTGGTATTGAGAGAACCATCGAAATCTAAGTCTATTGCACGTGTTTCTGGTGATAATTCTGCTGCTGGTAATTCTGCATCTACTGGTGACTTATCAACAGAAAAGAAGAAAGGGGTATCGGTATTTGTCACTGATGAAATATACAGTACAATTTTGGATGTTTCTTTCAAGAGAATGCTGAAGAACAATGGAAGTGCAACTTCTGGGTTGTTAGAAATATGGAGTGAAGAGCTTGAGGGGAAGAGCGACTTCTGCAACTACCGCACCAAATTGGTATGTTTTCTTTTCTCCTGACTTCTAAAAAAAAGAGTTGCCTTTGGTCCTTGTTAATCTTAAAAGATCATTTGTGTTTCTCTTGTCCATCAATATAATTTCTTGTCATCTTGTCTTCAGTGGTCTTGATTCTTAAAGTTTTGTTGCATGATGTGAAACTACACAAAATTAGGAGGATGTCTAGTTTATTCATAGTACATTTTTGTCCTTCAATTACTGATTCTTTACCTTGATACATACAACATGATTTTCCTTCAATTTTTTCAATTTGATTGTGTGATTTGTTATAGAAGTGGAACTTTTTGTATTGTAAATAGTTGGGAGGATCCCAACTATATATGTATAAATAAGTTATAAAAGGCTATTTACAGTATTTTTTGGACCAATGATGGATAATGGCTGGCCTCTTATTGTCCACAACTCAGTTAACGATGTTTTATGCATCTTCTTGCAGTTGGATCTCATTAAAGTCATTGCTTCTCAAAGATCTGTGATTGCTGCAGCAATTGTAGTTCAGAGAATAAATGTTGTCTTTGGAGATGCTAATCAAGCAACTAAGTCCCCACAGGTTGGATTAGCTGCATATGTTTACCCAATGTTGTAATAAGTCTAGGCACTAGGCAGGTGGTCAAGCTCTGATTAGTGCCTAGGATTGCATAGGAGTTTCTTCACAATTGTACTTCAATTAGTAGAGTTACAGTATAATGTTAAATAGAGAATGTTAGCACATTAAAAGAAACAATTTGGCATTATCATCCACCCATCACGAGTTCTATGATCATAAGTCACCTTCCATCatctccaatgtgtttgaaattcATACAGAGATCAAGCCCTAAGCCACTCTTGATGGGAAAACACCTAGGTGCTAGGAAAGGCATGCATCTTGCCTATTGCCTAGACGCTGCCTAGGATCTATTTTTGAAAGAGGGCTTACCGCATAAACCTAAACTAAAGGTTTTTCTTTCCATTTTCATTTGGCCAGCCAAGGATTACCTTCTAATTCAGATGTTTATCTACCTCTGCAAAATGAAATTTGGTTACAGGATCTTGATGCAATGGAAGGGGCTCAACTGGGGCTTGAAGCAGTTGTCAATGCTATTTTCGATGGCTCAGTTGATTGTGGGAAAACTGATTTGGATACGAAATCCCAACTGCACAAGATTTTTGAAGGTTTCACTGAACCTAACTTACATTATTTTTGCTTTACAGTTTGGTCTACAGGGTGCTAAGTTTCCTTCTGCTTGTCAACCAGGCTTACTTCAACAGCTTCTTTCTTTAAAGTGGACAGAACCTAACCTTGCAGTTATTCATGGTCATTATTTGGATGCTTTGGGCCCTTTCTTGAAGCATCATCCAGATGCAGTTGCCAGTGTTGTTAATAAGCTTTTTGAACTGTTGACGTCTCTCCCAATCACATTTCAGGTACATTTATGTTTTACTTAAGTAAATACCATATGCTGTGGAGTGGGAACCATTGAGGCTGGAGATTGATAGCCATCATACAATTCAATTCTACGAGTGATGTTCTAGAAATGAAAATCTGATACTTTGAGCTGGCCAAATGTTTCCACGTGCAATCCTTTCATGTTgtttttttattcaaatttgaattattTGGTTATCATGCCCATTTCCTAGTTTTGTGTTTACAGTTCTCATTTCTGCCATTTAATGTATGGCTGTATCTGCAGGATCCATCAAACAATTCTCGCCTAGCAAGGTTACAGATCTGCTCATCATTCATTCGTATATCGAGAGCTGCTGATAAAGCACTTCTGCCTCACATGAAGGTCAGGCTCAGCTCATAGTTGATTGCCTCTTTAGTACCATTTGCTATTTTATTCTACATGGAGCTGCTTTATGGCACATCCTTCTATTACCATGGCAGAGACCACTTATAGTACGATATTCAAGTTTCTaagactatctccagcagcttacccaTCCTTATCTCCATATTCAAACTCTACTTTACGAACAGTGCAGAACAATGCAAAACAATGTTTTGGGTAACCATATGGGTAAACTGCTGGACACAGTTTAACTGCAGTTGTGTCTTACATCCATTTCTCTGTTTATCCTTCTATTTACAAGAGGGAAATATGTTCAGATGGAGACTTAATGGTCTCTATGGTGCTTTCGTTGATAGCTCTGGGCTCCATTTGATACTAAGTTCACAAATATATGACGCTATTGAATTTTTTcaaaaactttgaccactcgtattattcaaaatatttattcaaaaatgtAAAATTGTAAGTCACACTCAAACGACCTTGAGTGATAAAACTGAAACTCTGAAAGTAGAGATGAATTGGAGGAATTGTGGAATAATTCATTTAGAGATTGTCATTCATagttattaaggcggtaaggcgaGCGCCCCCCTTTTCACCTTTTAAGCGAAAAAGCGTAAGGCGAGGCGGCACCTTAATGATATATATAAATCATAAAAATTAGACCAAATATTATTTATATACCACTAACTCGAAAGTAATAAGCAAGCTAGGACATCCATAAGGACTAGTAGGCCTGTTTGAGCCTAAGCCTAGTAGAAGAAAGAAAcagaaaaaagaaaaataaagaaGCCCACAGCCAGCCCAGCCCAATAAATTTTAGGGTTTCCTCACAAAATATCCTCCCAGCCGCCAGCAGCAAGAGCCCTCAGCCGCAATGCTCTAGCCGCCATCAGCTACAGCCCTTAGCCATCAGCTCCTTCTCCCTCCTCCCCCCTCCCCGCAACTCTCCTCTCACAGCGACCTGCTCGCCCTGCTGCGACCTGCAGGCCGCCCCAACCTGTGCACTCTGCTGCAACCtgcgcgccgcgccgccgcctcctCTTCCCGCGCCGTCGCGCTGCTCTCCCTCAGCCACCGCTCTCCCTCCTGCGCAACTCATCTCTCCTCTGTCTGGCCGGCTGGAGCCGCGCGCGGCTGCCGCAGCCCCAAGGCGTCGCCCCGACGAAGCCTAGACGACGCCCTGAGGACTTCCTGCGCCGCAACGGACGCCTTACGCTCTAGAGCAAGGCACGTTAGACGCCCCACCTTCCACGTTCGCCTTAGTGCCTAAGCGACGCTTCAAGGACGCCTTGATAATCATGGAGATTGTACAATTACATATATAGGGGAGGTGAGACTTGAGGCTAAAGGAAACCTCCTACATCTAAGGGAACCGCCAGGAGACAATCCTGGAGATAATCCTACTGATCATGATCTCCTCCCCTGATTTCTCTCTAACCATAAACCTCCTATAGGCTGATCGACATAATGCCAGGCGCATGCCATAAGTGATAGGTGACTGTCTAACCCCTCGCAATGGAAGATTCCGTGGAGCAAACGTTAAGACTGGACCGAAAATCAGTGAACACGGAAGACGACAATGCCTTCGACAGTCCAGGAAACCGTGGCGTCGGGAGCGACAGAGGCCCTGGGACTGGAGGCAGAGACTTCGACAGTCTAGGGAAGAGCGACGCCACCTGGAGTGGGATGCTCGGGGCTGGAGGTAGGAGCCACGACAGCCCGAGCAAGGGTCGTAGGGACCTGGGGACTGGTCGGTAGAGGGTACCCTGCTAGCAGCCTGGCAGGGAGTGCCTAGCGGGGAGCCTGACCACGGCCAAGGGTGCATCAAGATCGGATGAAGACCCTGGAGTGGTACCTGAAAAAAATGGAAACAAGTGGCAGTCCAAAGGGAACTATGACCGGGTTAGTTGTGTCATCCAAAAAATCAAATGTTGCACGCGTGGGTGAAGAATCCTCGAAAAAAGGGAATGATGTTTCGTCAAAGGACACGTGGCACGAAATGATGATGCAGTTGGATTGGCGATTAAAACAAAGGTAGCCCTTGTGATGAGGGGAGTAGCCAAGAAAAACACAAAGGGTGGAGCGGGGGGAGAGTTTATGGGGGGCTGTGGCTGAGAGATTAGGGTAGCATGCGCAGCCGAAAACGCGAAGATGCTCATACGAAGGTGGCTGGCCAAAAAGGGCAAGATGAGGTGTTGAAAAGGCTAAGGTTTTGATTGGCAAGGTGTTTAACAGGTAAGTGGTTGTCCCAAGAGCCGCGACCCCGAAACGAGGAGGGAAGCATGCCTGAATCAACATGGAGCGAATGGCATTGTTGATGGAGCGAAGAATGCGTTCATCTTTACTGTTTTTGGTGGAGGTGTGAGGGCAAGACATGCGTAGGTGGACGCCATGCGAAGAAAAGAATGTGCGGGCATTGAGGTTGTCAAACTCGAGGCCGTTATCGCACTGAATTCCTTGAATGGTGACGCCAAACTGAGTATGGACACAGGCAAAGAAATTAGTGTGGGTGGAGAAGGTGTCAGATTTCAGGCGCAAGGGGAATGTCCACAAGTAATGCAAGCAATTGTCCAAAATGGCGAGATAATATTTGTGATTAGAGACACTAGTGAGAGGTGAAGTCCAAAGATCGCAATGAATTAACTGAAAATTATGAGTAGCGTGGGAGGGCGAAGCATGAAAAGGTTGGCAGACGCGCTGATCTAGCTGGCAGGCGTGACAAATAGGAGTGCTACTGTTTTTATTACAGGAAATTGCGGAGGACTGTGCTAGGAGGGACAAAATGCCATGTCCGGGATGGCCGAGTCGCTGGTGCCATAGGGACGAGGTGGATGCATGAAGAGCAGAAGCAAGAAGCCGCATCGGGTAGAGCGGACCGGAGTTGTTACATCTGATGATCTCTCGGCGAGTGGGCGGATCCTTCATAGAACAACGAAAGGGGTCAAACTCGACGGAACAATTATTGTCGGTAGTGAACTAGCGAACAGAAATTAAATCTTTAATGTGGGAAGGCGAAACTAGGACATTATCAAGAGTTAAACTAGAGACAATCCTGGAGAAAATCCTATTGAGCCTGATCTCCTCCCCTGATTTCTCTCTAACCATAAACCTCCTATAGGCCGGCCGGCATAATGCCAGGCACATGCCATAAGTGATAGGTGACTGTCtaacaaaaacaaatcacaacaaATTAATTGATAACTCACTTTTTTTTAAATAAGAAGAGTGGTCAAAGTTTTTGAAAAAAAGTCAATGACGACATATATTTGTGAAAGGAGGGAATATTATTATTGAGCTGAGTTTTGGTTCACTACGAAGTTTATATCAGTAGCATCTCTCTGTTGGGCTGCATAATGGAATATATATCTGCAGCTAGAGAAACCTTTATTCTATTAAATTTTGATATCATGGctctgaaaagccatcgcaaaACCAAGCCAACCCTAAATAAAGACTTCTGAATTGTTCAGATTTTTATGTACgttcccaggtttaatttcttATGGTGTCCCCTGGCGCGCCGCTGCCGCGAGTATGTTTGGCCCCACATGACATGGTTTCTGACATGAAGGGTGATATTTAAACAGAGTTCAGGTTCTAGCTTTGTCCCAAAAAGAACATAAAAGAGGCCTAGATTGGGAAAGGCTGCTGTCAAGGACTGTGTGCCCTTGACTTGCCGGACCGCGGCTACGCAGCTCGTAGCCGCCGACCGTCTTCTCCGGTGGGTGAGTATGCCTCCTAACCGCAGGCTTACAAAGGTAGAAAGGTGAGAGACAACTGATTATTGCTTGCCTTCAAAGGGTCCGGTTACAATCAATTTATAAGCCAGCCGCCAGATCAAAAGGAGAAACAACTCCCTGATTATTAGTTTCCTTCCTAGCCCTTTCCTTTCTAGCCGCTAGTTTCCTTCCTAGCCCTTTCCTTACTAGCCATTTCCTTCTAGCTGCCAATCATTGGCGCCCCTTCCTGATCTGCGCGATCCCTTGCTGCACGCCCCTGATCCGCGATCCCTTGCTGCGCGGTCGGCGCGTTCCTCGGCGCGGCGAATGTCCCCTGCGCgtagggatggcagcgggtcggattttgttcgggtataataatacccgactcgaaattgtacccgagacttctacaaatatccatacccaccaagccaatcgggcgagaaactgtacccgtacccatgcccatcgggtatccaccgggtatcgggtatccagtggatatgtTATTGTAGACTAAATAACATTCGGTCAGTCATAATAAATGCATAAAATATTTTAGTTTCCATCTAAACACCAATGCAACACGTGAATGACTCATTGTCAATGTCTCATTGGTCTTGATTACATTACAGTTGACTCTTAACACAACACAAATTAATATTCATTAATCAACAACACATGCGAGTGAGTTTTTCTAGTGAATCTAGCACATTTTTAGTTGATGTAGCATATTTAAAGAGGTATATTGATATTTcgggtatccactggatacccgtgGGTAAAGTATTTTACCCATACCCGACCCGATGTATTTCGGGTATCCGACCCGATAGGACCCACGAGTGAGTTTTTCTACCCGTATCCATATCCACCGGGTACGAAACCCGCGGGTATCCATACCCATGGGTCCAACTGCCATCCCTACCCGCGCGCCTCCCCTTACGGATATACGGTTGAccgtacatgacatctctcccGGCCTCAAAggccagctcgtcctcgagctgaaagtCGGGAAAACGGGCGCGAAAGTCGTCGAGGTCCTCCCACGTCGCGGATGCTGCCTGTTCATCTTGCCACTGGACCATCACTTGACGGATGCCTCGGGCCAACCGACTAGCAAGAATGCGGCCAGGGGCGGACACCACCGCGCCATTGAGAGTTGCTGGTAGCACTGGTGGCTATGCGGTGAAAGACGTCGTGGAGCCTGGCGCCAGCAGGTAGCTGTAGTCGCACCGCTGCCTCGTTGATGACTTCCTCGACGTGGTAGGGGCCAACGTAGCGGGGCTTTAGCTTCCCAGTATGTGTTCGTGGCAGCGATGCTGCCGACCGTTGATAGACCACCTTACGATGGCGCTAGTCGTAGGCATGTTTCTGGGACTCCTGGGCTTGTTGTAGTCGATAGCGGATGTCGTCGAGGAAGGCGGCTCGTTCTTCCATCTCTTGCGCCACTGCTGCCACCCGCGTGTCCCCGGGTTCGTAGGAGCGGATGGACGGAGGGTCACAGCCGTACACCACCCTGAATGGCAGCGCGTGGAGTGAAGATTGGTAGGCGGTGTTGTAAGTGTACTCCGCCTAGGGGAGCCACCGAAGCCACTGCCGGGGTCGGTCGTTGGTGAAGCAGCGAAGGTACATGGCGATGACGTGGTTGGTGGCCTCTGACTGGCCGTCAGTCTGGGGGTGGAAGGCGGAGGACATGTATAGCTTCGAGCCAGTGAGTGTCAGCTCCTTCCAGAATGACGAGGTGAAGGCCGGGTCGCGGTCCGAGACGATGGATTGCGACACGCCATGAAGGCGAACTACCTCAGCGAAGCGCCATGACCCATCGGGCTTCTTGACTAAGAGGACAGGCGACAAGAACGGGGAGTCGCTGCGACGCACAACCCCCTGGTCAATCATGGCCGCACACTGCCGCTCCAGCTTACTGCCGCTCCAGCTCATCCTTCTGGGCCGCCGGATACTGGTAGGGGCGAACTGCCACCGGTTGCGCGTTCGGTTTAAGGAGAATGTGATGATCGTGGGCCCGCTTGGGAGGCAAGCCCGTAGGAGCCGCGAAGACCTCCTCAAACGCGTCCAGTAGAGCCTCCAGTAGCGCGTCGCCCGAGGTGGAGCGTCCCATTCGTTGGAACGTCATGCGGCGAGCGGCGAGGTCCCACACTATTGGTCCAGTGCGTCGAGCCAGCGCGTGCCGAGGACGACATCATACCCGGCCAAGGGCATCACGAAGAGATCGGTCGGGAAGGCTTCCCCGTCGACGTGGAGCGGCGCGTTGCGTAGGATGCCAACGCAGGTGATCCGCTCGCCATTGGCCACCATTGCCGTGAGGCGTGGTCGACGTTGGATGAGGAGGCCGGAGCGATGCGCCGCTGTTGCGGAGATGAAGTTGTGGGTACTGCCCGAGTCAAGCAGTGCGACCAGAGACACCGGGCCGAGGGTGACGACGATCTGCATCGTGTCGGTTGCTGCGACCCCGACCACCGCCTGCAAGGAGAAACAGGGCGCATCTGTCCCGTCTGTCTCTGTCGTGTCTGTTGCGTCATCGATCTCCACGCCGTCGACGAAGAAAATCCGCCTGCAGAAACGGTTGTGGCCACGAGTATACTTCTCATTACAGTTAAAGCAGAGGTCCTGGTGGCGCCGATCCGCCATTTCCTCCGTCCTCAACCGTCTGTTGTTGTCTTCGCCGCGGTCCTGAGGTGCACCCATCGGCGGCGCGCAGAGAGCAAGCTGCTGTTGGGGCGCCGGAAGCGCCTGCTTTGGTGCCGGTAGTAGGCCTCGCGATGCTGACCGGGCCGGAGCTGGAGGCTGTCGATCGAGTTCCATTAACTCAACCTGCCGCGCCAGACTCATGGCGGCCGCCAGCGTCTCTGGGTTGTGGATCCGCACCGCGTGACTGAGCGGCGGCAGGAGCCCCCCGGTGAAGAGTTGGACGCGCTGGGACTCGTCCAGCCTTCCCGCTCGTGAGAGCAGCTCCTGGAACCGGTTGGAGTAGTCCTCAACGGATCTGGTGCGGCGGCACTCGGCGAGTTCGAACAACGGCGCCGACCGAAGAGCAGGGCCGAACCGTAGATGGAGCAACTCCTTGAAGCGACCCCACGGCGGCGTCCCTTCGTCGTCCTGGAGTTGGATGAACCAATGTTGTGCGATGCCCTCGAGATTATACGAGGCCATCCACACCCTTTCTTCCCCCATGGTGCGTTGCTGGCGAAAGTATGATTCGCACCTGTTGACGAAGAGGAGGATCTGACTTGCCATCGTACCGTGGGAAGTCCAATTTCTGGAACCTCAGTGGACGATCAAGGTCGCGGGGAGCGTCGATGCGGCCGCCGTTGGGCGATGATGCGTCGGACTTCTTCAGTCCGGCGATGTCGGCCTGCATGTTCTTCATCATTTGGATCACGTCGGCGAGGGTGGGCTCGGAGATGGTGGTGGCAGCGGGTAGCGACGTGGGCGATGGTGGAGCGGCTGCTGGCGGGTGAGTGTTGGTGGTGGAGGGCACGATTGGCCTGGAGTGGTCGGGCGAGGAGCGCCTGACTCGTGATACCAAGCTGTCAAGGACTGTGTGCCCTTGACTCGCCGGACCGCGGCTACGCAGCTCGTAGCCGCCAACCGTCTTCTCCGGTGGGGAGTATGCCTCCCAACCGCAGGCTTACAGAGGTAGAAAGGTGATAGACAACTGATTATTGCTTGCCTTCAAAGGGTCCGGTTACAATCAATTTATAAGCCAGCCGCCAGATCAAAAGGAGAAACAACTCCCTTATTATTAGTTTCCTTCCTAGCCCTTTCCTTTCTAGCCATTTCCTTCTAGCTGCCAATCACTGGCGCGGTGGCGCCCCTTCCTGATCTGCGCGACCCCCCTGATCTGCGCGATCCCTTGCTGCGCGCCCCTGATCTGCGATCCCTTGCTGCGCGGTCGGCGCGTTCCTCGGCGCGGCGAATGTCCCGCGCACGCCTCCCCTTACGGATATACGGTTGACCGTACATGACAGCTGCCTAGAATGATCAGTACTGGGCCCATCTCATCTGAAACCACTGTTCATCTTTTGAATTTAAAAGTTATGAAATATTTCGATATTCGATTAGGCTGCGTCTTGTTATTTGGTATTCTTTGGGGAACCTTGCCAGAGTTTGCTACCCTTCTATTTTCTTTGTAAGAATTGTAAATACATGCAGTTCATGTTACACTGAAACCTTTTAGTTTTATCCAATTACCCAGCCGTTTTGAACTACAAATGACCGTTACAGTGCTATGATATACGTAAACAAAAGGCTGCACAACTCTTCTGAGCATACGAGAAAAAAACATAAACCTGGTCACTGGTTGGTGCAGCAAACGTGCATTCTTGACTAGAAAAGGATCTTATTATATCAGAATGCAACTGTTTCTCTAGGGTTTCCATTCATCCATGCTTTTATGTTGCTTTCACTATTGTTTATGCATTCTTTTGATTGTTTCAAATACCTTTCCAATGACACAGAACATTGCTGATACCATGGCTTACCTTCAAGGAGAGGGTCGCTTACTACGTGGTGAACATAATCATTTATGTGAAGCGTTTCTTGTGATGTCATCCTCTGCTGGGTATTTGGCTGCTAAACCTTTTCGTATTTATGCCTGCAGCATAAAAGCAGTTTTGGTGTTGCTTCTGTTACAATTCGTATTTTTTTGTTTCTGTAGGATTCAACAGCAACAAGAAGTTCTTGCTTGGTTACTTGAACCTCTTAATAAAATGTGGACTCAAGTGGAATGGCAAACTGCATACTTGTCTGATCCTTCTGGTTTGACAAACATGTTTGCTGATAGCCAATTCATGTGGTCAATTTATCACACAGTTACATTCTTTGAAAAGGCACTCAAGAGAAGTGGAACCAAAAAGTCTTCAGCAACTCCACAAGCACCCACCACAACAGTACCTGGTTATCTGCATCCGATGTCTTCACATCTAGCATGGATTGTGCCCCCTCTCTTGAGGGTATGTCTGGCTTTGATTGTCAATTGTGATAATAATTACAATCTTTCTGTAGTTGTGCAGTGGCTAAGCTGATAAATAACTAACAATTTAATTCCCTTTTTAATCTCATTTTCAGCTGCTGCGATGCATACATGTCCTTTGGTCTGAGCCATTTGCCCAGTCTCAGACGGCCGAAATCAAAGCAGCAAAAAGCATGACTGTTGCAGAGCAGGCTAGCCTTCTAGGAGAGACAGGTAAACTTACCAAAGGTCAGGTTGCTCCAGCTGATGGTTTGCTGGATGTTCAAAGAGATGGAGAATCTAAAGAAAACAATATAAAAAACTGGTTGCGTGGGATCCGAGACAGCGGGTAAGTATTGTGATTTATGACTAATAACTTTAGCTAATTACTAGATGATTTTATCGTCATAGAATTTTCAATCTGAAATTAGaacttctttttattttctatggcCACCAGAAAATACCTGTGCTGAAATGGATTCAACGGATGGAAAGTTTCATCCTATTGTTTGCTTTATCGATATTAGAGAGTCGGATTTTATTGTTATTGGTTGTTAGCCTCAGTAGTACTGCGAAATATTGTTAGAGCAACTATGTAATGCATTGACGTGTTAATAAGGCTGAACAATACGGTTTGCACCAAACCGTCTAGATGAAATTTCTGAGGGAATATGGCTTGTTTGGTTCATGGACTCCCAGGCAGCTGCCTGCCAGGCATGCAATCCTAGCCCCAGGCGACATGAATTGGAAACTTGGGAGTGCTGCCTGGGCCAGGCAGCTCCACCCCAAACACAGGTGCATGTTGAAGAAAAAAAAGCAGTGGCAGTTTCACCTACCTTTCAAATGATCTGGTCCAAAGCTGTGGGCCAGGGGCGAAGCCAGAAAATGGAACCACCGGGGTCGGCTCCatgaattattattattattattttctcgaaagcgcaggagaactgcacatCATTTAATTAGAGAAGAAAAAAGGTCTAAAATGGACCAAGGTACAAAGCCCTAAGCAGGCtcaacaaaaacaaaacaaacaCCCACTCACACGCTACCCACTCCCTAGCCGGTGGGGGGGGATGCAGATGGATTGTCCACCAGCCAAGGCACGGACAACGTGTGTCAAATACATTGATGAACAGTGTTAAACAATATTTACACTGGATTTGACAAATTCCATTGGGTCTGGCGACCCCT of Zea mays cultivar B73 chromosome 8, Zm-B73-REFERENCE-NAM-5.0, whole genome shotgun sequence contains these proteins:
- the LOC103635172 gene encoding protein HASTY 1 isoform X1, which gives rise to MAAEPAATAAASAAAAISAVMDWRSSPDARAAAFAYLESVKSGDVRALASTSFFLVRKDQTSEIRLHGFKMLQHLVRLRWEELSAAERNEFANMTINLISDVVGPHEVWALKSQTAALVAEVVRREGVDLWITLLPSIVSLSNNGPTEAELVAMILRWLPEDITIHNEDLEGDRRRSLLRGLTESLSQILPLLYSLLEKHFGAALSEHAKQQMDLAKQHAGTVTAVLNAVNAYAEWVPVTDLAKYGLIHGCGSLLSYSDFRLHACEFFKVICQRKRPVDVAVAEYDAAMCNIFQVLMNISQQFLTRSGMQPSSIDESEYEFASCVCETMVALGSSNMQCILADGARTFQFLQQMLEYYQHYKITLHFQSLLFWLVVLREPSKSKSIARVSGDNSAAGNSASTGDLSTEKKKGVSVFVTDEIYSTILDVSFKRMLKNNGSATSGLLEIWSEELEGKSDFCNYRTKLLDLIKVIASQRSVIAAAIVVQRINVVFGDANQATKSPQDLDAMEGAQLGLEAVVNAIFDGSVDCGKTDLDTKSQLHKIFEGLLQQLLSLKWTEPNLAVIHGHYLDALGPFLKHHPDAVASVVNKLFELLTSLPITFQDPSNNSRLARLQICSSFIRISRAADKALLPHMKNIADTMAYLQGEGRLLRGEHNHLCEAFLVMSSSAGIQQQQEVLAWLLEPLNKMWTQVEWQTAYLSDPSGLTNMFADSQFMWSIYHTVTFFEKALKRSGTKKSSATPQAPTTTVPGYLHPMSSHLAWIVPPLLRLLRCIHVLWSEPFAQSQTAEIKAAKSMTVAEQASLLGETGKLTKGQVAPADGLLDVQRDGESKENNIKNWLRGIRDSGYNVLGLAATLGEAFFRCIEGSSVTLAIMENVQVMEFRHLRQLIHLVIIPFVKYCPADLWLWLVNLLQPLFVHCQQALNYSWSSLLHEGRAKVPDSIGNLSGSELKVEVMEEKLLRDLTREVCSVLWALSSPGLNNGLPSLEQLGPSNRMDSVLKNLESFASSSLTGFLMLHIGTALPALRISVEVFTWTDSDAVTKVIPFCGALIHLAVASNQAELRQFVAKDLFSSIIHGLSVESNSVISAELVGLCREIYVYLSDRDPAPRQVLLSLPHIKQEDLLAFNDSLSKTASPKEQKQHMRSLLLLATGNKLRALAAQKTTNVITNVTTRNRSSTAHHGSSAEEDGHIGLATLSSI
- the LOC103635172 gene encoding protein HASTY 1 isoform X2, whose product is MAAEPAATAAASAAAAISAVMDWRSSPDARAAAFAYLESVKSGDVRALASTSFFLVRKDQTSEIRLHGFKMLQHLVRLRWEELSAAERNEFANMTINLISDVVGPHEVWALKSQTAALVAEVVRREGVDLWITLLPSIVSLSNNGPTEAELVAMILRWLPEDITIHNEDLEGDRRRSLLRGLTESLSQILPLLYSLLEKHFGAALSEHAKQQMDLAKQHAGTVTAVLNAVNAYAEWVPVTDLAKYGLIHGCGSLLSYSDFRLHACEFFKVICQRKRPVDVAVAEYDAAMCNIFQVLMNISQQFLTRSGMQPSSIDESEYEFASCVCETMVALGSSNMQCILADGARTFQFLQQMLEYYQHYKITLHFQSLLFWLVVLREPSKSKSIARVSGDNSAAGNSASTGDLSTEKKKGVSVFVTDEIYSTILDVSFKRMLKNNGSATSGLLEIWSEELEGKSDFCNYRTKLLDLIKVIASQRSVIAAAIVVQRINVVFGDANQATKSPQDLDAMEGAQLGLEAVVNAIFDGSVDCGKTDLDTKSQLHKIFEGLLQQLLSLKWTEPNLAVIHGHYLDALGPFLKHHPDAVASVVNKLFELLTSLPITFQDPSNNSRLARLQICSSFIRISRAADKALLPHMKNIADTMAYLQGEGRLLRGEHNHLCEAFLVMSSSAGIQQQQEVLAWLLEPLNKMWTQVEWQTAYLSDPSGLTNMFADSQFMWSIYHTVTFFEKALKRSGTKKSSATPQAPTTTVPGYLHPMSSHLAWIVPPLLRLLRCIHVLWSEPFAQSQTAEIKAAKSMTVAEQASLLGETGKLTKGQVAPADGLLDVQRDGESKENNIKNWLRGIRDSGFLMLHIGTALPALRISVEVFTWTDSDAVTKVIPFCGALIHLAVASNQAELRQFVAKDLFSSIIHGLSVESNSVISAELVGLCREIYVYLSDRDPAPRQVLLSLPHIKQEDLLAFNDSLSKTASPKEQKQHMRSLLLLATGNKLRALAAQKTTNVITNVTTRNRSSTAHHGSSAEEDGHIGLATLSSI